The Daucus carota subsp. sativus chromosome 2, DH1 v3.0, whole genome shotgun sequence genome includes a window with the following:
- the LOC108203631 gene encoding uncharacterized protein LOC108203631 has protein sequence MVESSKGREGQIGISYPMLTKTNYTAWAMKMKVFLQAYNVWEAVEPKDPKTVIEDKADKRAMAMIYQSISEELLLTLAERTTAKDMWEAIKTASLGADRVKKAKAQTLKAEFESLTMKDSEQLDDFCLKLNGLVARIRALGESIGEAYVVKKILRAVPTKFLQIASALEQFGNLETMSIEEVIGSLKAHEERLSGQVESKEGQQLLMTEEEWSKHEATNGKLLLTREEWLQRSNRGGNQRSRERIDRSKIKCFNYGTYGHFAAECRKPKRDRVQRGEANLT, from the coding sequence ATGgtagagtcaagcaaaggaagggAAGGGCAAATCGGCATAAGCTACCCAATGCTCACTAAAACCAACTATACCGCCTGGGCTATGAAGATGAAGGTATTCTTGCAGGCATACAATGTGTGGGAAGCAGTAGAGCCCAAAGACCCCAAGACAGTCATTGAGGACAAGGCAGACAAGCGGGCTATGGCGATGATTTATCAATCTATCTCAGAAGAATTGTTGTTGACGCTAGCAGAACGTACGACTGCAAAAGACATGTGGGAGGCTATTAAAACGGCTTCTCTGGGTGCTGATAGAGTCAAAAAGGCTAAGGCACAAACTCTCAAGGCTGAGTTTGAGTCATTAACCATGAAAGATTCAGAACAATTGGATGATTTTTGCTTGAAATTGAATGGCTTGGTCGCGAGGATCAGGGCACTTGGTGAATCAATTGGAGAAGCGTATGTTGTGAAAAAGATTTTAAGGGCAGTGCCAACAAAGTTTCTACAGATTGCTTCAGCCCTTGAGCAGTTTGGAAACCTTGAAACAATGTCCATTGAGGAGGTAATCGGCTCTTTGAAAGCTCATGAGGAACGTCTTTCGGGACAGGTGGAGAGCAAGGAGGGTCAGCAACTTTTGATGACTGAGGAAGAATGGTCCAAACATGAAGCCACAAATGGAAAGCTCTTGCTTACACGAGAAGAGTGGCTGCAACGATCAAATCGAGGTGGAAACCAAAGAAGTCGTGAAAGAATCGACAGGAGTAagattaagtgttttaattatGGAACATATGGCCATTTCGCAGCGGAGTGTAGAAAGCCAAAAAGGGACAGAGTGCAGCGTGGTGAGGCAAATCTAACTTAA